Proteins co-encoded in one Aspergillus flavus chromosome 2, complete sequence genomic window:
- a CDS encoding putative 4-carboxymuconolactone decarboxylase, which yields MSTDPKLNDLHRELLEEGLKMRRAVLGHEYVDRAWNNATPFTRPGQQLITEYAWGNVWQRPGLDRKQRSLLTIGIIIAQKAWLELALHTRGAINNGVSELEIREAVLHSTVYCGTPAGVEAMMVTERTINEMIEKGEYKRPEETGL from the exons ATGTCCACTGATCCGAAACTCAACGACTTGCATCGAGAACTCCTCGAAGAGGGGCTCAAGATGCGCCGGGCCGTCCTCGGCCACGAGTATGTCGACCGAGCGTGGAACAATGCTACGCCGTTTACGCGGCCAGGACAGCAGCTCATCACCGAGTACGCTTGGGGCAATGTGTGGCAGCGCCCCGGCCTCGACAGAAAACAGCGCAGTCTCTTAA CGATTGGTATAATTATCGCACAGAAGGCGTGGCTGGAGCTGGCACTACACACTCGCGGCGCGATCAATAACGGTGTCTCGGAACTTGAGATTAGAGAGGCAGTGTTGCACTCAACAGTGTACTGTGGCACACCTGCTGGTGTGGAAGCGATGATGGTAACGGAAAGGACGATTAATGAAATGATTGAGAAGGGTGAATATAAGCGACCCGAGGAAACTGGGCTTTGA
- a CDS encoding FAD-NAD(P)-binding-domain-containing protein, with the protein MKYSIPATPSGTTHAHVAIVGMGPRGTSALERLCASATDFLAPGARLTVHVVDPSPPGAGRVWRTAQSSELLMNTVTSQVTLYTDKSVVCSGPIREGPSLYEWATDAKLGLGPDEYPTRAQYGHYLEWVFREVVRNAPTGVEIEVHAARAVSLDDAPDGRQTLTLSTGRTLSGLSAVVLAQGHLPLVADAQLQQLTAYADQNGLRHITPSNPADVDLSSLKPGEPVFLRGLGLNFFDYMALLTTGRGGRFSRTPNGLRYHPSGREPRMYAGSRRGIPYQARGDNAKGAYGRHMPLIFTEEVIDGFRQRADSGNAPNFLKEIWPLVSKEVETVYYEALLRQHGFELGDFRDRFLATAHKSLEEAQVLTDFGITEENRWSWDRISRPYGERTFTAGAWRDWMLEYLREDAKEASLGNVNGPLKAALDVMRDLRNELRLIVDHAGLSGLSHRDHLDRWYTPLNAFLSIGPPRQRIEQMIALIEAGILDVLGPRPQARAEDGAWTVYSPEVPGLKVRVTTLIEARLPEPSLRHTADELLSHLLKTGQCRPHTVDGYETGGLDITLSPYRIIDSQGRAHERRFAVGVPTEGVHWVTAAGARPGVNSVTLSDTDAVARAALSAAVSGNTAVERQTEVKAWPNVEVSEVTVLEVGV; encoded by the coding sequence ATGAAGTACTCCATTCCAGCCACGCCCTCCGGGACCACTCATGCCCACGTCGCCATTGTCGGCATGGGACCGCGCGGAACCAGCGCGCTGGAACGTCTCTGTGCTTCTGCAACCGACTTTCTCGCGCCTGGTGCGCGACTAACGGTTCACGTCGTCGACCCTTCGCCCCCAGGAGCAGGCCGTGTCTGGCGCACCGCCCAGTCATCGGAGTTACTGATGAACACGGTGACTTCCCAAGTTACCTTGTACACTGACAAGAGTGTGGTTTGCTCGGGACCGATACGCGAGGGACCAAGTTTGTATGAATGGGCAACCGATGCTAAACTTGGACTGGGTCCCGACGAATACCCAACCCGCGCACAGTACGGCCATTACCTAGAATGGGTCTTCCGCGAGGTAGTTCGCAACGCTCCCACCGgggttgagattgaggtCCACGCTGCCCGCGCAGTTAGCCTCGACGATGCGCCAGATGGCCGCCAAACCCTCACCCTGTCTACCGGCCGCACCTTATCCGGTTTGTCTGCTGTGGTTCTCGCTCAGGGCCATCTACCGCTAGTCGCAGATGCACAGCTACAGCAGCTGACTGCATATGCTGACCAGAATGGCCTGCGCCACATCACGCCCTCCAATCCGGCAGATGTTGACCTATCCTCTCTCAAACCTGGCGAGCCAGTCTTCTTGCGTGGTCTCGGTCTCAATTTCTTCGACTACATGGCTTTGCTGACTACAGGTCGTGGTGGTCGGTTTAGCCGTACGCCCAACGGATTACGCTACCACCCCTCTGGAAGGGAGCCTCGTATGTATGCTGGCTCACGTCGCGGGATTCCGTACCAAGCACGTGGTGACAATGCAAAGGGTGCATACGGCCGTCACATGCCACTGATTTTTACTGAGGAGGTGATTGATGGTTTTCGCCAGCGCGCCGACTCTGGCAACGCGCCGAACTTCCTGAAGGAAATTTGGCCGCTTGTCTCGAAGGAGGTGGAAACCGTCTACTACGAAGCCCTGTTGAGACAACATGGATTCGAGCTCGGCGACTTCAGGGATCGCTTCCTCGCCACTGCACACAAGAGCCTCGAAGAAGCCCAGGTGCTCACTGACTTCGGCATTACTGAAGAGAACCGCTGGTCCTGGGACCGCATTTCCCGACCATACGGTGAACGTACCTTCACAGCCGGTGCCTGGAGGGACTGGATGCTGGAGTACCTACGGGAGGATGCTAAAGAGGCCTCCCTTGGTAACGTCAACGGACCTTTGAAGGCAGCCCTGGATGTGATGCGCGATCTGCGCAACGAGTTGCGACTCATTGTGGACCATGCGGGACTGTCTGGTCTTTCACACAGGGACCACTTGGACCGTTGGTACACACCACTGAACGCCTTCCTGTCCATCGGACCCCCTCGTCAGCGTATTGAGCAAATGATCGCTCTGATTGAGGCCGGAATACTTGATGTTCTTGGCCCACGACCACAGGCCCGTGCTGAGGACGGAGCCTGGACTGTGTACTCCCCCGAAGTACCCGGACTTAAGGTCCGTGTTACCACTCTCATTGAGGCGCGTCTGCCGGAGCCAAGTCTTAGACATACTGCCGACGAGCTTCTTTCACATCTGCTTAAGACGGGTCAGTGCCGCCCTCACACGGTTGACGGCTACGAGACTGGAGGTCTTGATATCACGCTCAGCCCGTACCGTATTATCGACTCCCAAGGTCGTGCACATGAAAGACGATTCGCCGTTGGTGTCCCCACTGAAGGTGTCCACTGGGTTACTGCAGCAGGAGCAAGACCAGGTGTGAACTCAGTTACTCTATCTGACACTGATGCTGTGGCTCGAGCTGCCCTGTCTGCCGCGGTCAGTGGAAATACCGCCGTGGAGCGCCAGACTGAAGTCAAGGCGTGGCCGAACGTAGAAGTTTCGGAGGTTACTGTTCTGGAGGTTGGAGTTTGA
- a CDS encoding bicyclomycin resistance protein, translating to MGEGKAFPPLLPNEDDYIVTFDGPDDPEHPFNWSFTVKLYTSVMVCFGTFISSFASAVFAPGTAGVAKAFGVSTEVGILGTTLFVLGFASGPLIWAPSSELIGRRLPLTVGMFGVAVFSIASAVAKDIQTVIICRFFAGLFGASQLSVVPAVLSDLFNNIHRGPAITVYSLAVFVGPFSGPFIGGFISSSFLGWRWTLYIPAFMGFACCSVFVLFLKETYAPCILIPKAEALRHQTSNWGVHAKQEMVKVDFQELLEKYFTRPLRMLVTEPIILVVSLYMSFIYGLVYALLVAYPYVFESVYGMNPGLSGLTFFGLIIGQVLACGFVLSQQSIYVKKLIANKNVPVPEWRLPPAIIGAPIFTVGVFWFSWTGFTSSIHWLAPTASGVLIGFGILCIFLPCFNYLVDSYLPLAASTVAANIILRSSVAAGFPLFAKQMFKNLGVQWAGTLIGCLAAIMIPIPVVFKKYGPRLRGNWGYDCYYQNERRMKPKPTGMMVDLPAIPGPSPEHAGSYTESLEANSGAAFVRKIGLKMDPANAPKLNLFGWNVGRRNPPSGLATGTVLAVPLVDILSLNHMKNLANVYFTKVDPCYGFIDSAMFFRRLEARWQSSAEGDSYDGVLAGVAALGALFSETTINITEAHLVELTRSITDTHIGSAAPSVEVVTAWALRVIYMRMTAPPYPTWIASSTLMHLIEASKLHQTSSCEPYDLDIRQRLIGVAQHQNLWISYDLGLSRVSFPHEAVALPSPRPGDFTVELLGLLPLSTSLGPENRRQDEEIEEFLLQTLSRNHTQPPSILAQCNLVLCLLRRLHMRNLMTSPATMERVVEQLKRSLGAARRMASDCSPWQHVANVPFQMISILLEMDTSASLELLPEAMETLKLVSATYNTETMREAYGTARLLILLYQRRRRSDTRLLSGLLEDHHEPSTTESPVQPMIPTSDEVSWLEGLVADVPSLHGLDFGQFLQLSPNTPGMWGR from the exons ATGGGAGAAGGGAAAGCTTTCCCTCCACTATTACCAAACGAAGATGATTATATCGTCACATTCGACGGCCCGGACGACCCGGAACATCCGTTTAACTGGAGCTTTACAGTGAA GCTCTATACCTCGGTTATGGTGTGCTTTGGCACATTTATCTCATCGTTTGCTAGCGCGGTGTTTGCCCCAGGGACCGCTGGCGTAGCCAAGGCATTTGGAGTGAGTACCGAGGTCGGGATTCTTGGTACCACTCTTTTCGTTCTCGGGTTTGCATCGGGCCCATTGATATGGGCGCCATCTTCAGAATTAATAGGACGGCGGTTACCCTTGACTGTGGGCATGTTCGGTGTTGCGGTTTTCAGCATTGCATCGGCTGTGGCGAAAGATATTCAAACTGTTATCATCTGTCGCTTTTTTGCTGGGCTATTTGGCGCCAGCCAGCTCTCGGTAGTTCCTGCCGTTCTATCGGACCTTTTCAATAATATTCATCGTGGGCCTGCTATCACGGTTTACTCGCTGGCCGTGTTTGTAGGCCCCTTTAGCGGCCCATTCATTGGGGggttcatctcctccagcttcCTCGGCTGGCGATGGACACTCTATATTCCTGCTTTCATGGGCTTCGCATGTTGCAGTGTATTCGTACTTTTCTTGAAAGAAACATATGCTCCATGCATCCTCATCCCAAAGGCAGAAGCTCTCCGGCACCAGACCTCCAATTGGGGGGTCCATGCTAAGCAAGAGATGGTTAAAGTCGACTTTCAAGAGTTGCTTGAAAAGTATTTTACGCGGCCATTGCGAATGCTGGTCACCGAGCCGATTATCTTGGTTGTCTCTCTCTACATGTCCTTCATCTATGGACTCGTGTACGCGCTGCTGGTAGCCTATCCTTACGTATTTGAGTCAGTCTACGGAATGAATCCCGGACTCAGCGGCCTCACCTTTTTTGGGCTTATCATTGGTCAAGTGCTAGCATGCGGATTTGTTCTGTCTCAACAGTCCATCTACGTGAAGAAGCTAATAGCAAACAAAAACGTACCTGTCCCCGAATGGCGGTTGCCGCCTGCCATTATCGGTGCTCCAATTTTCACCGTGGGAGTATTCTG GTTCAGTTGGACAGGCTTTACGTCGTCAATTCACTGGCTTGCTCCAACTGCCTCAGGAGTTCTGATCGGGTTCGGGATCCTGTGTATCTTCCTTCCCTGTTTCAACTACTTGGTCGATTCGTACCTTCCGCT CGCCGCATCCACCGTTGCTGCGAATATTATTCTCCGATCTAGCGTCGCCGCCGGGTTTCCCTTGTTTGCCAAGCAGATGTTTAAGAATCTCGGGGTACAGTGGGCAGGTACCCTGATAGGATGTTTGGCGGCCATTATGATTCCGATCCCTGTGGTGTTCAAGAAGTATGGGCCGCGACTGAGGGGAAA TTGGGGCTATGATTGTTACTACCAAAATGAGCGTCGCATGAAACCGAAACCCACTGGAATGATGGTGGATTTGCCTGCCATTCCTGGGCCGAGTCCTGAGCATGCGGGCTCGTACACCGAGTCACTGGAAGCGAACTCGGGAGCAGCATTTGTCAGAAAGATTGGTCTCAAGATGGACCCGGCAAACGCGCCCAAATTGAATCTCTTCGGCTGGAATGTGGGTAGACGCAATCCCCCGTCCGGTCTGGCTACTGGCACAGTCTTGGCTGTACCGCTCGTCGATATTCTCTCGCTGAACCATATGAAGAACCTGGCCAATGTCTACTTTACCAAGGTAGATCCATGCTATGGCTTCATCGATTCTGCGATGTTCTTTCGCCGCTTGGAGGCGCGGTGGCAGTCATCTGCAGAGGGCGATTCGTATGACGGCGTGCTGGCGGGCGTTGCTGCTCTCGGGGCGCTCTTCTCCGAGACTACTATCAACATTACCGAAGCCCACCTGGTGGAACTTACACGCTCTATAACAGACACACACATTGGTTCTGCAGCCCCATCAGTAGAAGTGGTGACCGCATGGGCACTCCGAGTGATTTATATGCGCATGACCGCCCCACCATACCCGACATGGATTGCAAGCTCCACCTTGATGCATCTTATTGAAGCCTCTAAGCTCCACCAGACCTCCTCCTGCGAACCCTATGATCTCGACATTCGGCAACGACTAATTGGAGTAGCCCAACATCAAAATCTTTGGATCTCCTACGACCTGGGCCTGTCAAGGGTCTCGTTCCCCCATGAGGCTGTAGCGTTGCCGTCGCCTAGACCAGGCGATTTCACGGTAGAGCTTCTCGGTCTCCTACCCCTTTCCACCAGCCTGGGCCCTGAGAATCGACGACAGGAcgaagagatagaagagtTCTTGCTGCAGACGCTAAGCCGTAACCACACGCAGCCACCATCTATCCTCGCTCAATGTAATCTTGTCCTCTGTCTTCTCCGGCGCTTACATATGAGAAACCTCATGACCTCGCCGGCTACGATGGAGCGAGTTGTGGAACAACTGAAGCGAAGCCTCGGTGCCGCGCGTCGGATGGCCTCGGATTGTTCACCGTGGCAACATGTCGCCAATGTCCCATTTCAGATGATTAGTATCCTCCTTGAAATGGACACGAGTGCATCATTAGAGCTTCTTCCAGAAGCGATGGAGACACTGAAACTGGTTTCTGCAACCTACAATACCGAGACTATGAGGGAGGCGTACGGCACCGCGCGCCTACTCATTCTTCTCTACCAGCGCCGCCGGCGTTCAGACACCAGGTTGCTCAGCGGGCTATTAGAAGATCATCACGAGCCGTCCACCACTGAGTCACCGGTTCAACCAATGATTCCCACATCCGATGAAGTATCATGGCTGGAAGGGTTAGTCGCAGATGTACCGAGTTTGCACGGCCTTGACTTCGGTCAGTTTTTACAACTGTCGCCGAACACCCCGGGAATGTGGGGTCGATAG